A part of Miscanthus floridulus cultivar M001 chromosome 6, ASM1932011v1, whole genome shotgun sequence genomic DNA contains:
- the LOC136461863 gene encoding cysteine-rich receptor-like protein kinase 44 isoform X2, with translation MPAAARSWTWTCGCCVGRRRGNSVGAAGDTAAAAAGASGLAEEGDEWSLFIDLPVLEAATGGFSDDNLLGRGGFGPVYKGVMESGQQIAVKKLSMGSRQGVREFLNEVRLLLKVQHRNLVSLLGCCASSGHFLLVYPYFPNGSLDHILFDRKKCAQLDWPKRYHIIIGLARGLLYLHEESPVKIIHRDIKASNVLLDDQLNPKISDFGMARLFLEDATHVNTFRISGTYGYMAPEYALNGYLSTKTDVFSFGILVLEIVSGRKNIVRHPDDEKIDLLNYTWKLFEEGRSLEIVDPSLSNPDDSEQALLCVQLGLLCCQAAVSDRPDMHSVHLMLSSDSFTLPKPGKPAIHGRTGRWTTTTTGASGSSASASASGASNTNTTSGSTFGTDTNTNTTTTGASVLANIAEDESRNSISISFTTEGR, from the exons ggaggaggagggggaacaGCGTCGGGGCTGCAGGCGACACggccgctgctgctgccggcgCATCGGGGCTCGCCGAGGAGGGCGACGAGTGGAGCCTCTTCATCGACCTGCCCGTCCTCGAGGCCGCCACCGGCGGCTTCTCCGACGACAACCTCCTCGGCCGCGGCGGCTTCGGTCCCGTCTACAAG GGGGTGATGGAGAGCGGGCAGCAGATCGCTGTGAAGAAGCTGTCGATGGGGTCACGGCAAGGCGTGCGCGAGTTCCTGAACGAGGTCCGGCTCCTGCTCAAGGTGCAGCACCGCAACCTGGTGTCTCTGCTTGGCTGCTGTGCTTCCTCAGGTCATTTCCTGCTCGTCTATCCCTACTTCCCCAATGGCAGCCTCGACCACATTCTCTTCG ACAGGAAGAAGTGTGCCCAGCTAGATTGGCCAAAacggtaccatataatcatcggATTGGCAAGAGGGCTCCTGTACCTTCACGAAGAATCTCCGGTAAAGATCATCCACCGAGACATCAAGGCGAGCAACGTGCTCCTCGACGACCAGCTGAACCCAAAGATTTCAGATTTCGGCATGGCGAGGCTCTTCCTGGAGGACGCCACGCACGTGAACACATTCAGAATCTCCGGCACATA TGGTTACATGGCTCCAGAGTACGCATTGAACGGCTACTTGTCCACGAAGACTGACGTCTTTAGCTTCGGGATCCTGGTGCTGGAGATAGTGAGCGGACGGAAGAACATCGTTCGGCATCCGGACGACGAAAAGATCGACCTCTTGAACTAT ACATGGAAGCTGTTCGAAGAAGGACGGTCCCTGGAGATCGTGGACCCGTCTCTGTCCAACCCCGACGACAGCGAGCAGGCGCTGCTGTGCGTCCAGCTCGGCCTGCTGTGCTGCCAGGCCGCGGTGTCTGACCGGCCCGACATGCACAGCGTGCACCTGATGCTGTCGAGCGACTCGTTCACGCTGCCCAAGCCCGGGAAGCCGGCGATCCATGGCAGGACCGGCCGGTGGACGACAACGACGACGGGGGCTTCAGGATCGTCGGCGTCTGCGTCGGCATCGGGCGCCTCCAACACAAACACCACCAGCGGCAGCACGTTCGGCACCGACACGAACACGAACACGACCACGACCGGGGCCTCTGTGCTGGCTAATATCGCCGAGGACGAGTCCAGGAACTCCATTTCCATATCCTTCACCACGGAAGGCCGGTAA
- the LOC136461863 gene encoding cysteine-rich receptor-like protein kinase 44 isoform X1, which translates to MPAAARSWTWTCGCCVGRRRGNSVGAAGDTAAAAAGASGLAEEGDEWSLFIDLPVLEAATGGFSDDNLLGRGGFGPVYKATSHGVMESGQQIAVKKLSMGSRQGVREFLNEVRLLLKVQHRNLVSLLGCCASSGHFLLVYPYFPNGSLDHILFDRKKCAQLDWPKRYHIIIGLARGLLYLHEESPVKIIHRDIKASNVLLDDQLNPKISDFGMARLFLEDATHVNTFRISGTYGYMAPEYALNGYLSTKTDVFSFGILVLEIVSGRKNIVRHPDDEKIDLLNYTWKLFEEGRSLEIVDPSLSNPDDSEQALLCVQLGLLCCQAAVSDRPDMHSVHLMLSSDSFTLPKPGKPAIHGRTGRWTTTTTGASGSSASASASGASNTNTTSGSTFGTDTNTNTTTTGASVLANIAEDESRNSISISFTTEGR; encoded by the exons ggaggaggagggggaacaGCGTCGGGGCTGCAGGCGACACggccgctgctgctgccggcgCATCGGGGCTCGCCGAGGAGGGCGACGAGTGGAGCCTCTTCATCGACCTGCCCGTCCTCGAGGCCGCCACCGGCGGCTTCTCCGACGACAACCTCCTCGGCCGCGGCGGCTTCGGTCCCGTCTACAAGGCAACCTCACAC GGGGTGATGGAGAGCGGGCAGCAGATCGCTGTGAAGAAGCTGTCGATGGGGTCACGGCAAGGCGTGCGCGAGTTCCTGAACGAGGTCCGGCTCCTGCTCAAGGTGCAGCACCGCAACCTGGTGTCTCTGCTTGGCTGCTGTGCTTCCTCAGGTCATTTCCTGCTCGTCTATCCCTACTTCCCCAATGGCAGCCTCGACCACATTCTCTTCG ACAGGAAGAAGTGTGCCCAGCTAGATTGGCCAAAacggtaccatataatcatcggATTGGCAAGAGGGCTCCTGTACCTTCACGAAGAATCTCCGGTAAAGATCATCCACCGAGACATCAAGGCGAGCAACGTGCTCCTCGACGACCAGCTGAACCCAAAGATTTCAGATTTCGGCATGGCGAGGCTCTTCCTGGAGGACGCCACGCACGTGAACACATTCAGAATCTCCGGCACATA TGGTTACATGGCTCCAGAGTACGCATTGAACGGCTACTTGTCCACGAAGACTGACGTCTTTAGCTTCGGGATCCTGGTGCTGGAGATAGTGAGCGGACGGAAGAACATCGTTCGGCATCCGGACGACGAAAAGATCGACCTCTTGAACTAT ACATGGAAGCTGTTCGAAGAAGGACGGTCCCTGGAGATCGTGGACCCGTCTCTGTCCAACCCCGACGACAGCGAGCAGGCGCTGCTGTGCGTCCAGCTCGGCCTGCTGTGCTGCCAGGCCGCGGTGTCTGACCGGCCCGACATGCACAGCGTGCACCTGATGCTGTCGAGCGACTCGTTCACGCTGCCCAAGCCCGGGAAGCCGGCGATCCATGGCAGGACCGGCCGGTGGACGACAACGACGACGGGGGCTTCAGGATCGTCGGCGTCTGCGTCGGCATCGGGCGCCTCCAACACAAACACCACCAGCGGCAGCACGTTCGGCACCGACACGAACACGAACACGACCACGACCGGGGCCTCTGTGCTGGCTAATATCGCCGAGGACGAGTCCAGGAACTCCATTTCCATATCCTTCACCACGGAAGGCCGGTAA
- the LOC136461863 gene encoding cysteine-rich receptor-like protein kinase 44 isoform X3, producing MQRYFVDAFSAGPRIRFIACATAIVLVHIFFIEIGLFNNAQLQPVKKTLRFDHESAMHSAFQFLYIYILGVMESGQQIAVKKLSMGSRQGVREFLNEVRLLLKVQHRNLVSLLGCCASSGHFLLVYPYFPNGSLDHILFDRKKCAQLDWPKRYHIIIGLARGLLYLHEESPVKIIHRDIKASNVLLDDQLNPKISDFGMARLFLEDATHVNTFRISGTYGYMAPEYALNGYLSTKTDVFSFGILVLEIVSGRKNIVRHPDDEKIDLLNYTWKLFEEGRSLEIVDPSLSNPDDSEQALLCVQLGLLCCQAAVSDRPDMHSVHLMLSSDSFTLPKPGKPAIHGRTGRWTTTTTGASGSSASASASGASNTNTTSGSTFGTDTNTNTTTTGASVLANIAEDESRNSISISFTTEGR from the exons ATGCAAAGATATTTCGTTGACGCATTCTCTGCAGGGCCACGGATCAGATTCATCGCATGTGCTACTGCTATTGTCCTTGTGCATATCTTCTTTATTGAAATTGGGTTGTTCAACAACGCCCAACTGCAGCCTGTTAAGAAAACACTACGTTTTGACCATGAAAGTGCTATGCATTCAGCATTTCAGTTTCTTTACATATACATACTG GGGGTGATGGAGAGCGGGCAGCAGATCGCTGTGAAGAAGCTGTCGATGGGGTCACGGCAAGGCGTGCGCGAGTTCCTGAACGAGGTCCGGCTCCTGCTCAAGGTGCAGCACCGCAACCTGGTGTCTCTGCTTGGCTGCTGTGCTTCCTCAGGTCATTTCCTGCTCGTCTATCCCTACTTCCCCAATGGCAGCCTCGACCACATTCTCTTCG ACAGGAAGAAGTGTGCCCAGCTAGATTGGCCAAAacggtaccatataatcatcggATTGGCAAGAGGGCTCCTGTACCTTCACGAAGAATCTCCGGTAAAGATCATCCACCGAGACATCAAGGCGAGCAACGTGCTCCTCGACGACCAGCTGAACCCAAAGATTTCAGATTTCGGCATGGCGAGGCTCTTCCTGGAGGACGCCACGCACGTGAACACATTCAGAATCTCCGGCACATA TGGTTACATGGCTCCAGAGTACGCATTGAACGGCTACTTGTCCACGAAGACTGACGTCTTTAGCTTCGGGATCCTGGTGCTGGAGATAGTGAGCGGACGGAAGAACATCGTTCGGCATCCGGACGACGAAAAGATCGACCTCTTGAACTAT ACATGGAAGCTGTTCGAAGAAGGACGGTCCCTGGAGATCGTGGACCCGTCTCTGTCCAACCCCGACGACAGCGAGCAGGCGCTGCTGTGCGTCCAGCTCGGCCTGCTGTGCTGCCAGGCCGCGGTGTCTGACCGGCCCGACATGCACAGCGTGCACCTGATGCTGTCGAGCGACTCGTTCACGCTGCCCAAGCCCGGGAAGCCGGCGATCCATGGCAGGACCGGCCGGTGGACGACAACGACGACGGGGGCTTCAGGATCGTCGGCGTCTGCGTCGGCATCGGGCGCCTCCAACACAAACACCACCAGCGGCAGCACGTTCGGCACCGACACGAACACGAACACGACCACGACCGGGGCCTCTGTGCTGGCTAATATCGCCGAGGACGAGTCCAGGAACTCCATTTCCATATCCTTCACCACGGAAGGCCGGTAA